In Setaria viridis chromosome 5, Setaria_viridis_v4.0, whole genome shotgun sequence, the genomic stretch TGGCTTCCTCGCCAATGCAGTAGTCGATGACCCATGTCTTGGAGATGCTGAAGCCCGGTGGGAACATTGCGCAGTACAAGAGGCATGTCTTCAGGTCGTCATCGCAGAACCGGTCGTAGCTGCTCTTCAACGGGGACAGCACGTCGTCCACCATGCCGGCGACCTGCCATGGCCTGGTGCTCAAGGCCATGGTTGCGTGCTTCCACTCTTGCACCGTTCGCTTGCTCGCCACTGCACGAGCAACCGTGACGAGCGCACAGGGCAAGCCCCCACAGTTTTTGGCCAGCTCCTCGGCGTTCGCCCGCACCTCTGAGCTTGACAGGACAAGCTCGGCTCCAGCTGCTCTCCCTTGAAACAGCGCCCATGAGCTCTCCCACGGCAGGCATTCTACTCTCATCTTCTTCCTGACATCCATCCGGTCGCACACCTCCTCGTTGCGCGTCGCCAGCACAATCTTGCTGTTAGAACGGCGCAGCGCTGCGGATGAGCAGGGGAGCCCCACGGCACCAAGATTGATCGGCGCCCGCAGGTTGTCGACGATGAGCAAGAATTTCTTCTTGCTCAACGTGCTGAACAGGACAGCCGCTCGGTCCTTCTTCGTTGCCTTCTCCTGCAACGGCAACCGAAGCTGATTCATCACACTGCTCTGGAGCTCCTCCTCGTAGTCACAGCCGTCGTCGTCTCGCATCTCTGCACAGACGATGATGTCCAGACGCGTCATCCTGGAGATCACGCCATTGTGGAACGCGTGCAACAGCGTTGACTTCCCCACTCCAGCCATGCCATGGATGCCCACTATGCTGACACTATCATCTTGCATCAGAGCATACAGCTCCTCCAAGATGGGCTCCCTTCCGATACACTCGTTGCTGGGCATCTCCATGAACAAGTTGGAACATACCTGACTGACCACCGTCTCAAAGTCGCCTTTGCTCTTGAGGCTGCGTGCCAGCGACCGCATCTCGTCGGCCCTCTTGCTGATCTGGTAGGCGAACCAGAGGCTCCATGAGCTCGGCCGACTACGGAAGTCGTCCTGAATCATTGCGGCGTCTCGCTCCAACACCGCCACGGACTCCATCCACCACTGCAGCTGGCTCGTCGGCTTCATCCCCTGCTCAACCGCGGCGCTGACGCGGCGCTCCACGTCATCCCTCCTGCTTCCCAGCTCCTTCATCTCCCTTGACATGGAGCGGATGAAGCTTTCGCAGGATAAGACATACTGGAAGGTCCTGGAGAACAACTCCGTGAAAGGGCCGAAGACGAAATCAAACAAGGATCTGATGAAATCCATACCCAGGAAAGGAGCGGTCCGGCCACGGCCAATTCAAATGATGCAGAGGAAATAACCAAAATGCAGCGGAGAAAGGAGGGGGAAGAGCTAGCCAATTCGAAGGACGCAGAGGAAAATAGGCGAGAGTCTCCTCGCTTTTGCAACGAAATAAACTCTCCCAGTCTTCCTACAGGAAGTCTCCACCACTCTTCCTACAGAGAGCTTAGCTATCAGAACAAGCCCAAGACATATTCCAGTAGACTTCACAAAACACGCATTGACCAACCGCCCACACGGTTTTTAATTGAAAACAGAGGGCGACAGGCGAACTTCAATCAATACCCAAAAATTTTAAAAGTACCTAACATCTATAAAATGTGTTTAGGGTACGAAATGCATGTTCAACTTCCTCAGATGAAGCACTCTTAACTCTCGTCTTATGGAATACTGACCTTCTTCAGTACATGCAACAAATGATAGTATGATATATTAAGGATTTGGGCCCCTTTGTACCAACAATGCCAACATCATAAACATctcaaaataaaaacaaaaaaattaaatgAAATTAATGAAGTCATAAAAAGTTTTGGTAGTTTTCCTTTCTATACCCTGGCTACAAGAGTAGAAGATCAACGTAGTTTCAACCTGCAGAATTACCACCCATTTATGACACGAGGTGTTTCGTCGAACTCAAATCAGCTCAAGTTTTCCGTGTAATACAAAAGGAAACAAATTCAAGTTTGGTACCCACAAAAATAAATCAATAATAATACAAGTGAACTGAAAAGTGAaagtttcctttttttctccaaAACTATACTTGATGGGTAACTTACAGTAACCATGGGTAAGCCTAACAAGATGAACAACAAGCCACAGGGGGGGAACCCTTGTATGGCAGAGCTTCGGGAGAAAACTTCCATGCTACATCGGAATGCAAACCGTTTGCTGCATATCGGGCAAATATGTCTTCAGAGTCTTACGGTTTCATCGGTGTCTTCCAGCAGCAAGAAAAGAGATAACTCATATAAGTCTCAGCTCATATTCACCAGCCATTGTAATGTATCTAACCCAGGGAAGTGCCTGGTAACCACTCTTTTCAATTATCTTCAGATACCGAACCTGCACAATATACAGGATAGCAAACCATTCACAGATTGAAGATGCTAGGGAAAATACAATAGATAGAATATTAGAATGACAAACTGCAAGCGGCAAATGTATTACCTGAATGCCTGATACGGTGAAATACGGTATCTCAAATTTCACTCGTATCGGCGCCTTCTTTTCTGGGGCACCTTCTTCCGCTGTTATGCTAGGAAGACTAAATTCTGCTCTGCACATGTATTCCTAGAGGAATAGCTTCAGTACATTAGCAAACCTCAAAGTAGCAAAGAACAGAAATCAAAGAATTAATTTCAGATAGTAGTACCTTGCCACCAGGAAATGATTTTACTTTCCAGACCATTGCATCTCTCTCAGGGGCATATGCAGCAGAACCCATTGAAGTTCTTATATTTGGGTTTGTGGCATCTGAAGGAACAGGCACTTCAATTTCCACATTTGTTGCCGTGCTGCAAATGCAAAAAGGTAACCCGTTCTTTGAAACAGCCCACTCCTGCAAGAGATGCAATTTTTTGTTAGAAAACACTCACCTCCTTTCCTTGAACTGACTCCTTGCCTTCACCATGAGTTCTATACGGCTTCTAGAGTGTTTCTCGATTTGTGCTTCCACCCAGATAAGAGGTTTTACCTAAAGGATATCAAATGAAGACAGGCATGTGAAAAACAACCGAACAAAGAAATTTCATATGTCTAAAGCATCCCACAGTTGATCAGGAAGAGAACCTGAGTGCTAAGCCTGTACGTCATTAGATCAAAAGATCCATCAGGAGGTATGAAGGATATAGTTCTATCATTCTCAAATCTAGCCAAACGTACACACCTAAACAAGAATAGGGAGAATGGTCATGCTCAAGTAGTAATGCAACAAGTTTGGTAAGCAAAAGAGCAATGTCAGTTTGCTTACTGATGAAATTTGATATCATCAAGGTCTATCGCTTTCCCTTTAGTTGCTCGGCCTTGAGCCTCCAAAAGAACCCTATCATTCAAGCCAAGTTTGCACTCTGGCATTCCACTGTTTCAAATGTCTCACTGTTAGGGTTAAAGGTGTGTATATCTGAATGCAAGGAGAATATCGATGATATCAAGTATGACAGCATAAAATGATTATTATGAAACAGAATAAATCAACTTCTAAAAATCAGTACAAAAACATTCCCGTATCTTATCTTTAAAGTAGGCCATGAGTCTCCAGCTTTTCTCAAAATTTTAAAACAGAAACACAACCAAAAAACCTAACTGAATACTAAACTAATAATAATCTGGTGCAGTACGAACATTACAAGCGTAAATAATGTGTGCACCTTAAAATTTATCTCACTTTGCTAAACATCCCTATCTGAATTCAGGATATACAAAATACAGAAGTAATTATCGACCCAACAGCTAGCAAATTCCTTCATAGTATACTCACGCCCTGGCAAACCACATCTAACCCTTCCTTTTGAAGTTCTATTGTTAGGTAGTAATTGCTGATTGAGTTTCAAATTTAGCTAACTTGCTTCATGGCTATTTGTAGCACTTCGAGTTCACATACAAGTATGCACAGGTGGAATAAAATCCATAGCTCCTAATTAGTACATTTTCTGCTCAAGTAAACTTTGAAGTTGGCATAAACAATAGCCATAGCAATAAAATGTTTAGCAAAATAATTAAAATGGTAATAAAATTCCAGCTCTACGATATGGCTGCATTGTTGGGCAAGCCCAAGATACTCATCGTGCTCTCTGACTTATTCAAGGGCTTACATGGTTAGACCACGTAAAACTGATCAAGtagaagaaaataaatatgaagAATCTTCAAGGCTATGAATTCATGCAAGCTTTCAAAAGCAAAGACACCAAAATTGAAGCAATTATTGTATGATACAAGTTACAAGCAGGTTCTATTGAAAACAAAAGTGAAATAGAATTACATAATAAATACCCTGAATAAAGATTAAGCATATTAGCTAGCAAGAAAAATTAACTGGAATCAGATCGAGTAACATAATACATGTAACATCCTTTAACTTCAATTTAAAATTTCCATATCTATCAATCACTAATCTCCACATCATAACAAAGACGGACCTTATCCCTGTCAAGCATAAAATCTGTCAATCTCAGGACCAAATTTGCCCATAACAATCCAAGCAACAAGTTTTCTATAAATACTTTGTAATTATCAATAAACCGATCGTTTGTCTGAATAACGGTATTCTACAAGGAACTAATGAGTCACAACACTTATTTAGTTGTGAGATCACATGATCAGGGGCTTCTAGTCTTTCATGTTTAGCAAATATGGTCTCATATAGTCATATTGCAACAAACAATGCAAACTCACCTCAAATATGTTCTCATCTTCAGTGCCCCAACAACATCTGATCTCACAATCTGCCCATTGCTGTTAACTAGAATGTTAACACTCTCCACTACATCCAAGAAGACCTGCGAAAACAGAGTGTGGTGGTTTGTCAAGTACCGTAACAGAACTGTCTGCCTGCACTAACAGAAACGGTAAATAGCAAATCAGCATACTTCATTCTTCTTGTACCGGATCCCCTCACTTCTCCATGACACAGCATTTGTCACAGCCATGGGTGGCCTCTGCGAGACCTCCATCCTGTAGGCGTCTGTCTTGATGAACTCGCTCAAGATCTTCGCCTCCGTGTATTGTGGGTACCCAAAATCCATCATCTCATCAAGCAACTCGTACTGTAGACATAAAATGGGCACCCTATTTTGTCAACTCCCAGCAATCTACCATCAAACAGAAGCAGTGCTTGAACATTTGCTTACCACGACGACAAAGTTATCTCTGAGCGActcctcctccaactcctcgAAGTAGTGCTTGAACACCTGCACTCACGCACAAGCCGCGTGAACAAACCGGGAGCTACAATGACACCAACATATCTCAGCAAACAGGGAGGCGAGGGCTCGTACATCTACGAcgcggtggaggaagaggaggatgctGGCCGCGTTGCAGTTCTGGCGGGCTGCGGTGAGGAGGAAGACGTTGTTGTGCTGGATGAACATGTACGTGACGCCAGCGTCGTCGTAGACCACCGGCGACTGCACTTCCGCATCTCCCTACCCATTCCACAGGAACTCAGCACCGGGGCCGCACAGATCTCAGGAGCAGACAGAAGGTGAGGCCCGGGGGGCCGATCGCTCACTTACCTCCTTGTCGAGGAGCTTGGTGAAGAAGCGCTCGGCCTGGAGCGCGGAGACGTCGCCGCGGTAGTCGCGCCAGACTAGGACGCGGCCCTTGATGTCCAGCAGGAAGAGCGCGGACACCGCGCCCGCCATGGTGGTGGGGGCGATCTCGTCCACGCCCGCCCACCGGATCTGGATCTGCACGCCCCGCCTGCGCCTCTCTCTatctgcggccggcggcggccattcGGGAGGGGCGCGGGGGAGGGATGCCCTCGGATCTCGCCTGCCGCACCGGCACCCGACGTGCTCGCGGCGGTGCGGTGCTGCGGTGGATCGGAGCCGGAACGCAAAGATCGGGAAGACGGAAGTGGAGAGGGTGAGGAGGGGGGCAGGATCCGAATGGTTTTCTTACGGACGTCCCACTGGACGGTGGGGCCTGTATGCTGTCCGATGTGGATCTGCTCTGGACTCTGGTTGAAGCTGTTGGGGGTCCTACTAGGCTACTAGCTAGTACTTGTTGAGGCATTTCAGGCAGATGAGCCATGTAGGCACCGTGAAAAGATGTTTGGGAGACTTGAGTTAACTTTAACCCTATCACATtcgatgtttggatgctaattaagataattaaatataagctaattataaaactaatagcagaacccctaggctaaatcgcgagacgaatctattaagcctaattaatccatcattagcgaatggttactgtagctccacattatcaaatcatggactaattaggcttaatagattcgtctcacgatttagcctaggggttgtgcaattagttttgtaattaaccgatgtttaatactcttaattagtgtccaaactcTGATGTGAtatgggctaaattttagcccctgtgtgCTAAACACCCCTCAGTCATTTGACAGTGTCTTCTGTTTATGCGAGAAATGAAATAGCATTTCGCACAAAATTTTCTCGGTCTTCGCTGTATTGATGAAAAAAGTGGACGTGAAGAAACCGTACTAAATTTATGCGATGGCAATTGCTACCGAAGAAGTATCCAATCACAACTTAATAGTGAATTAAGCGTAGCTTAGTTAGTCAGTTTTTTTATGTACAACCTACCACTCAAGTTTGAGTTCTCCATTCATGTTGGATGTTCGTATTTTCTTAGATTTGTTATAAGAATTAATGACGCTATTGTTTCAATGATAAAGGATGTTGTGTGTTTTGCGAAAATAAATAAACATACAGACCTTCAAGCACTTTATTAGCTTTAAATGAAAGATAGCTCCATTGTTGAAAAACTAAAAGAAGAGAACTCCAgtacctttcttttttttgagaggaagaactccattatctaaaaagaaatgaaaaggatAGCTAACATTTTTGTAAAAAGTAAGGGGTGCAAATGGGCTTGATTGTGCATTGCAAAGTTGTCCTAAGTGGGCTTGGCGTCTTGGGGCCTTGGGCTGCTTAATTTGTACAAGTTCCATCCATACAGAGCCCTCTCAAGAGAAAGAGAGCGATGGGTGCACGTTTTCTCCTGGGACTCAAAACCCGTCCGTTCTGGCTCCTTGTACCcataagggcaagtacattggtgtcgtctaataggcggtctcatgcattgacacgtaatcttgagacgattcaacaggcaacccgtacaatgggttgtcctataagttgtctggtagtggtatataattccttaatttgtgcataagaaaaataaaatattataagttgcatgacaacaataactcgtacaatggttgttaagttgtctcgtagtcctacaatttagctcatgaggtggttgtttcgcgaagcaacgacctctttctctctcctcgctctctctcctccacatcatcaaaaatcctatatggcactgcatgagacaacctatgagaccgctgacgtgtagcaatgtacttgccctaaaaCCGGACATGTGACCTCCCCGACCGGATTCGGACATGGTTTTGTCCGAGCTGGCACCACGTCACCGTTCCTACGTGTCTGGCCCACTTGTCAGTCTGCCAGCCACGTGGGGAATAAAAAAGGCGACGCCACCGTCGGTGGCATCTCCCCATCCGTCCCATGTTCGCATTGGAAAAAGCTATCAcattatatctatataagttGTCACCAGACATACTACGTGATATTGTTTGCATAAGAGTTGTTATATGATCTTTATATAAATTGATATATTTTGTCTCTGTATAGTATATTCACTACTAGACCAAAAGAtatagggcctgttcgcttcagcttataagccggctgaaaagctgcaacggctgatttgttgtgagagaaaaacactgttttgTGGgtgataagccggttgaataagctgaagcgaacaggcccatatAACATAAGTTGTTGCACAGTCATTGTATAAGTTTGCTATGGTACCTCTACTTAAACCATCACAATGTTTAAACCATCACATCTATAGTTGTATATTAATCTGTACATAAGTTGTTACAGTTTGTATATAAATTTCTAGTCACAATCAATATAACTTGATAGCCATGTAAAATATCTTTAAAATATATCAAATATGGATCTTGTTTGTAGATTTTATTGCAAGGAACATGATGATGCAAACGGATTTAGAAATGGATACTCGATGACGGAGTAACGATCGTTTAAAGGGAACATAAGCATTTTTTATCGCTGATGTCACTATGGAAGTCGCGCGCTGCCTGTTCACACGACGGGTCGCGCGTTAACCTCGTCCATTCGCATTCGCCCAGTTCATCGAGAGTTCGAGACCACTGAGCTCGCTGGTTCATCGAATCCACGGTGAGCTGCACCGTGCTAGAGTTGCAGCAGGTTAAGCTCTCAATGCCAGCGTATCCATCTAAGAAGCGGCAAGAAATTAATCTTCCGCCGTTCTGCGTACACCTGACCTGCATTCGCCGCTGCATCTTGTGCTCGTCCTCTCGCTGTCTCTTGCCATGCGCGGATGACGACGACGGACACGAGAAGGAAGCCTTATAATTCATTCTTTGGTCAGAAGAGAAATTTTGGATCACGTACGGTGGTATAAGAATTAGTCGAGTTCGAGTCACGGCAAAGAAAGGTTAATTGCGTATGTTGACAGCTGATTGGTCTCCTTCAACAGTTGCTTGATTTCAAGCCGCAGTCTGATCTGCTCATCACTATAAAGCACGGAACACATCAGTGATAAGTGGAAACACTAGAGAACATATATGCAGCAGGCTATAATAGATGCGCAGGATACGGAAACTCGAGCCTGCATTCCACATCCTCGCCCAATGGTTCAGAAGTTTGCCCCAAAATTCAAATTACTTAGTGCTAAAGGAGCAGTTTCCTCATAATTAGATTCCTATTCATCGCCGAAATTGACGGAATCACTAAGCAAGTTACTCTTTCGCCCAATAAGAATTCACGGAAAATCCAGGGCTCGAGACAACCAGACGATGAGACGAGCAACACGCGAGGGCGAGGGGGTCAGCACTGACCTTCCTGGCGAGGTGGTCGCGTTCGAGCAGCTGCAGCgcggggacgaggaggaagacgaagatagCAGCCAGGGACATGGTTgtcggccgccggcggaggcggagttTGTCTCTCCCATCTCCGGTTGGGTCAGGATGCATGCGATGCGTGTCTCGAGCTTGACGATCCGACCGAGCCACCCCCTAATCGTGCGCCTGGCGGAACCCTGAAAGAAGATCACAGCGGCTGACATGTGGACCCCACCGAATATTTGCCAGCAAGGATAGGTGAGGTGGCGCCACGTGGAACAAAACCGGCCATGTCAGCCAAAAACAGCTTTGGATTCGAGTTGAAGATAAAAAACATCCGGTTTTGCAAGTAAGAGTAGGCGAAACGGATGGTTTTTGACTCGTGGGAGAAAACATGAACTTGGCCCATATTACATGGAGGTGAATATGACTTTTTCCTAAAATAAAACGGGAATGATGGCCATCGCGCCCGGATGTGCTAAATGGGTTGATTTCGTCATTTGTTTTGCGACCTCTATGCTATCTGTTGTTACGACCCGCGTGCCTGGTAGGATGGTCTTTTTGCCACCGCTGCTAGCGCTGATGCTTTATTTCTTCTATCCTTTTAGTCTTATTTCACTTTTCACTTTTTATTTCTTCCTTGTACTTGCTTTTTCATTTATTCTCATTCTTTATATTTTCCATTCTTAATATTCATGTATTCTTTATTTCCTTATTAGTTAGCATCttttataatttttctttttcatatttctctctctccttgctTTAATCTATcatttcaattatttttttatttaaagtGTTGTTTTAATTGTCACAAAAAATTAAAGTGTTGGCTCAATATTTATTGACGTttaccaatatttttctttaaaaactTTTACGTTCACCAACAATGTTTTTAACTTTTTTGGACATTCGTCAACATTTCTTgacttattttttttacattcacaaACATTTTTCTTAACATTTATTTTGACATTAACcaatatttatttaatattcctaacaTTTTTTCATTCACCAATAATTTTCTTTAAAGTGTTGGCTTAATTTTTACAAACATTTCTTAAAGTGTTGGCTCAACGTTTATTGATGGtgaccaatatttttctttaacattATTTTCACATGCACCAACCTTCAATAACATTATTTACTATAGAATTTGTCTTTACCAttttttccagaaaaaaaacataattcaATGGCCAACAACACTTCTTAAATTGTTGcctcatcatttttctacattCGCCAACATTTTTTAATGTTTTGGATATGTGCATGTATAAATAAGGAGATTCATGTGGAACGAACATTTTTCTTTGAAGTGTTGGCTAAATAATCAGCGCAATAGTGGCGCGCAACTAGGATTCGCCTTGTGGCACAAAGAGATGCGGGCCTGGTCTTTCATGTGCACGGCTCGCAAGCaaaatgtgattttttttttagctTTCAACTATGTTGCAATTGTTTGTCATCTGACTCACGACAATTCCTGACCTTTAAACcatagagagaaaaaaaagcaaaccGATTCACAGCTGGGACCAGAAAAACTATGGCATTGACCTGATCGGTTTGGTTCAACCTACAATTGAACCAATACGAACCGGTTGAACCAACGAACCATTGAACCGTTATTGGTGAACCAGTGATTAGTTCGATGTCTGGATGTTAGTTTGGAACTTTGGACAATAGACTATTGCGATATTTCTATGTTATCTTATCTATTATGACACATGCAATATGTTTGGGTACGAAAACTTGCATATTTGCCATGCAAATcatgaaaaaataatattaTATTAATAAATAATGAACCACTAATTGGGCTGGTGAACTAGAGAACCGATAGCCTGACCGATTCGATCTCCAGTCTAGCTTTTCTTTCTATGCTTTAAACCGCCAGGTGCACACGCTAGGAGGCTGCACGAGCAGAGGGTTCAACAACATTCTGCGATGAGCAGCCATTAGTCGCGCGCACTATGAATAGTGCCTCCTCGTTTGGCTTAGTATGGAAATCCATTCATGTTAAAACTCAAATTTTGGGGTTTTTTTCAAACACGACTTCTACCCAATTCATGTATCCCCTTTCtattattgttatttttttagttACCTTATGCAATTAAGATAGTAATATATACAGTTTGATTGATTAAAATTGATGTAAGCGAAGTCGGTTGAAATGAAACCCTCTGGCCGCCAATGCTAGTTTTGACATGTTTCAGTCTTCGAAATGATGTGCACCTAGTTTCACCCAGATAAAATCCTTTGTCTCTCCATTAATTCATTGCCACATCATAAAAATATTGGTGCGGCACTCAATTTAATTGGAATGAAACTCACATTGGGAGTGGCGGGTGTTCTCAGTGGAATGTTTTATTGCGTGGTTTCCAATAGTGTCATGTCATCTTAGCATATTTGAGTTGATGAATAAAATTATGTTTCCTAATGCAAAGTTTTATCTCACCATCAAAATCTTGCACCTAAGTGACTATCGGGAGTTGATGAAACATAAACTCTCTCATTGAGAGTTTCACATATGGTTCCCAACGTGTTGGAAACAGTGAGCCCTAGTTTCATCCTGCTAATACTGCTCCCATATCTCTCTCCAAATATTTTGACATGTCATCGTATTAACTGAGGTGACGCAGAAACATCTATAAAATTCCAACTAAAAATGGTCTTAATGGGGTGAACGACTAGTTACTGCTCTAATGGTCACTAAAAATGCAATCATAAACATTTTTTGTGACAGAAATGCTATCAAAAGTTTGGACGGTGTTGCATATCTAACATGTTTGCCAATACTTTGGTTTAAAACTTTAAATAGCTGATAACTAGACCTACATTACAGCATTAGTTTAGGAATTAAATTCGAGTACATAAACCTTACCAGCCGGTTACTCTCCATGCTCAGAATAAAATAAACCGGCCACAACTACAATTGTGTTTCTTTAGTCCCAAATACACCTATATATATACGCTGAAAGGTATTATATTAGTAAACATATAAACCTATGATAAACGCACTGCGCCTCCCCATGGCAAATGTACAACAACAGTGCAACGTACACTAGCAGATGGCTACCATTCATGCATGTCCACGTCTGCCTAGGCCCCTAGGGCTGCTCCTTGATGGTGGATGCCAGGTCGAGGCAGTTGCTGACGAGGCGGCTGATGTGGCGCTGCGCCCCGGGTATGGGCGACTTCAGGTCCGGCCGCTCGTCGAAGATGTCCTCGCAGTCGGTGGAGAAGGTGCCCGCCGCGGAGAGCTCCGACATGAGGTccgcgctgctgccgccgctcctcagcGTGTCCCGCGTGCTGTTCAGCGAGTCCACCAGCGACGCGTAGCTCTCCCGGCACGACTGCAGTGACGACGCCATCCCCtcgccctccgcgccgccgccagactTTATCGCCTGGTCCAGCTtcatcgccgccatcgccgccttcACTGCCGTGATCCGCAGGGACGTGTCCAGCAGTTGCTCTGGCGTCGACACGCCGGGCAGCATCGCCATCGTGGTGCACAGCGTCTTGTAGTGCATCTAAACGCGCCATCATGTGTAAGCAATAATCTTCAAGAATATATCCCTACAGGAAGCATTGCGCGTACTTCGTCTCTGTACTCCATAAATTGACGTTTCGTGTATGTGTGCT encodes the following:
- the LOC117859264 gene encoding uncharacterized protein, coding for MFRFRDLAALILVAASAASLDSVGARVVHPIVNPPTAAAPAPASDGRRLFATAGRDELIALCQQMHYKTLCTTMAMLPGVSTPEQLLDTSLRITAVKAAMAAMKLDQAIKSGGGAEGEGMASSLQSCRESYASLVDSLNSTRDTLRSGGSSADLMSELSAAGTFSTDCEDIFDERPDLKSPIPGAQRHISRLVSNCLDLASTIKEQP
- the LOC117856037 gene encoding AP-1 complex subunit mu-2 codes for the protein MAGAVSALFLLDIKGRVLVWRDYRGDVSALQAERFFTKLLDKEGDAEVQSPVVYDDAGVTYMFIQHNNVFLLTAARQNCNAASILLFLHRVVDVFKHYFEELEEESLRDNFVVVYELLDEMMDFGYPQYTEAKILSEFIKTDAYRMEVSQRPPMAVTNAVSWRSEGIRYKKNEVFLDVVESVNILVNSNGQIVRSDVVGALKMRTYLSGMPECKLGLNDRVLLEAQGRATKGKAIDLDDIKFHQCVRLARFENDRTISFIPPDGSFDLMTYRLSTQVKPLIWVEAQIEKHSRSRIELMVKARSQFKERSTATNVEIEVPVPSDATNPNIRTSMGSAAYAPERDAMVWKVKSFPGGKEYMCRAEFSLPSITAEEGAPEKKAPIRVKFEIPYFTVSGIQVRYLKIIEKSGYQALPWVRYITMAGEYELRLI